The Desmodus rotundus isolate HL8 chromosome 13, HLdesRot8A.1, whole genome shotgun sequence genome has a window encoding:
- the GPM6A gene encoding neuronal membrane glycoprotein M6-a isoform X3: MARTAGDTLDVFTMIDIFKYVIYGLAAAFFVYGILLMVEGFFTTGAIRDLYGDFKITACGRCVSAWFIMLTYLFMLAWLGVTAFTALPVYMYFNLWTICRNTTLVEGANLCLDLRQFGIVTVGEEKKICTVSENFLRMCESTELNMTFHLFIVALAGAGAAVIAMVHYLMVLSANWAYVKDACRMQKYEDIKSKEEQELHDIHSTRSKERLNAYT; the protein is encoded by the exons ATGGCAAGAACTGCTGGAGACACACTGGACGTCTTCACCAT GATCGACATCTTCAAGTACGTCATCTACGGCCTGGCTGCGGCCTTCTTCGTCTACGGCATCCTGCTCATGGTGGAGGGCTTCTTCACCACCGGCGCCATCCGAGACCTCTACGGAGACTTCAAGATCACCGCCTGCGGCCGATGCGTCAGCGCCTGG TTCATCATGCTGACATACCTGTTCATGCTGGCCTGGCTGGGGGTGACGGCCTTCACCGCCCTGCCCGTGTACATGTACTTCAACCTGTGGACCATCTGCCGAAACACCACCCTCGTGGAGGGCGCCAACCTCTGCTTGGACCTGCGTCAGTTCG GGATTGTGACCgttggagaggaaaagaaaatttgcacCGTCTCTGAGAATTTCCTGAGGATGTGTGAATCCACTGAG CTGAACATGACCTTCCACTTGTTCATTGTGGCGCTGGCTGGAGCAGGGGCAGCCGTCATTGCCATG GTTCACTACCTTATGGTTCTGTCTGCCAACTGGGCCTACGTGAAGGACGCCTGCCGGATGCAGAAGTACGAGGACATCAAGTCCAAGGAGGAGCAAGAGCTGCATGACATCCACTCCACTCGCTCCAAAGAGCGGCTCAACGCCTACACATAA
- the GPM6A gene encoding neuronal membrane glycoprotein M6-a isoform X1 — protein MEENMEEGQTQKGCFECCIKCLGGIPYASLIATILLYAGVALFCGCGHEALSGTVNILQTYFEMARTAGDTLDVFTMIDIFKYVIYGLAAAFFVYGILLMVEGFFTTGAIRDLYGDFKITACGRCVSAWFIMLTYLFMLAWLGVTAFTALPVYMYFNLWTICRNTTLVEGANLCLDLRQFGIVTVGEEKKICTVSENFLRMCESTELNMTFHLFIVALAGAGAAVIAMVHYLMVLSANWAYVKDACRMQKYEDIKSKEEQELHDIHSTRSKERLNAYT, from the exons GGTGCTTCGAGTGCTGTATTAAATGCCTGGGAGGCATTCCCTACGCCTCTCTGATCGCCACCATCCTGCTGTACGCCGGCGTGGCCCTGTTCTGTGGCTGCGGCCATGAGGCACTCTCGGGCACAGTCAACATTCTGCAGACCTACTTTGAGATGGCAAGAACTGCTGGAGACACACTGGACGTCTTCACCAT GATCGACATCTTCAAGTACGTCATCTACGGCCTGGCTGCGGCCTTCTTCGTCTACGGCATCCTGCTCATGGTGGAGGGCTTCTTCACCACCGGCGCCATCCGAGACCTCTACGGAGACTTCAAGATCACCGCCTGCGGCCGATGCGTCAGCGCCTGG TTCATCATGCTGACATACCTGTTCATGCTGGCCTGGCTGGGGGTGACGGCCTTCACCGCCCTGCCCGTGTACATGTACTTCAACCTGTGGACCATCTGCCGAAACACCACCCTCGTGGAGGGCGCCAACCTCTGCTTGGACCTGCGTCAGTTCG GGATTGTGACCgttggagaggaaaagaaaatttgcacCGTCTCTGAGAATTTCCTGAGGATGTGTGAATCCACTGAG CTGAACATGACCTTCCACTTGTTCATTGTGGCGCTGGCTGGAGCAGGGGCAGCCGTCATTGCCATG GTTCACTACCTTATGGTTCTGTCTGCCAACTGGGCCTACGTGAAGGACGCCTGCCGGATGCAGAAGTACGAGGACATCAAGTCCAAGGAGGAGCAAGAGCTGCATGACATCCACTCCACTCGCTCCAAAGAGCGGCTCAACGCCTACACATAA
- the GPM6A gene encoding neuronal membrane glycoprotein M6-a isoform X2, with product MGCFECCIKCLGGIPYASLIATILLYAGVALFCGCGHEALSGTVNILQTYFEMARTAGDTLDVFTMIDIFKYVIYGLAAAFFVYGILLMVEGFFTTGAIRDLYGDFKITACGRCVSAWFIMLTYLFMLAWLGVTAFTALPVYMYFNLWTICRNTTLVEGANLCLDLRQFGIVTVGEEKKICTVSENFLRMCESTELNMTFHLFIVALAGAGAAVIAMVHYLMVLSANWAYVKDACRMQKYEDIKSKEEQELHDIHSTRSKERLNAYT from the exons GGTGCTTCGAGTGCTGTATTAAATGCCTGGGAGGCATTCCCTACGCCTCTCTGATCGCCACCATCCTGCTGTACGCCGGCGTGGCCCTGTTCTGTGGCTGCGGCCATGAGGCACTCTCGGGCACAGTCAACATTCTGCAGACCTACTTTGAGATGGCAAGAACTGCTGGAGACACACTGGACGTCTTCACCAT GATCGACATCTTCAAGTACGTCATCTACGGCCTGGCTGCGGCCTTCTTCGTCTACGGCATCCTGCTCATGGTGGAGGGCTTCTTCACCACCGGCGCCATCCGAGACCTCTACGGAGACTTCAAGATCACCGCCTGCGGCCGATGCGTCAGCGCCTGG TTCATCATGCTGACATACCTGTTCATGCTGGCCTGGCTGGGGGTGACGGCCTTCACCGCCCTGCCCGTGTACATGTACTTCAACCTGTGGACCATCTGCCGAAACACCACCCTCGTGGAGGGCGCCAACCTCTGCTTGGACCTGCGTCAGTTCG GGATTGTGACCgttggagaggaaaagaaaatttgcacCGTCTCTGAGAATTTCCTGAGGATGTGTGAATCCACTGAG CTGAACATGACCTTCCACTTGTTCATTGTGGCGCTGGCTGGAGCAGGGGCAGCCGTCATTGCCATG GTTCACTACCTTATGGTTCTGTCTGCCAACTGGGCCTACGTGAAGGACGCCTGCCGGATGCAGAAGTACGAGGACATCAAGTCCAAGGAGGAGCAAGAGCTGCATGACATCCACTCCACTCGCTCCAAAGAGCGGCTCAACGCCTACACATAA